A genome region from Oncorhynchus masou masou isolate Uvic2021 chromosome 14, UVic_Omas_1.1, whole genome shotgun sequence includes the following:
- the LOC135553749 gene encoding cytochrome c oxidase subunit 6A, mitochondrial translates to MASPASMAARRVLSAASHAGHEGGSARTWKILSFVLALPGVAVCIANAYMKMQQHSHEPPEFVAYSHLRIRTKKWPWGDGNHSLFHNPHENALPEGYEGPRH, encoded by the exons ATGGCGTCTCCTGCATCGATGGCGGCCCGCAGGGTATTATCTGCTGCATCACACGCAGGCCATGAGGGAGgatcag CTAGGACCTGGAAGATCCTGTCGTTTGTGTTGGCCCTACCTGGTGTGGCCGTCTGCATCGCCAATGCCTACATGAAGATGCAGCAGCACTCCCATGAACCCCCTGAGTTTGTGGCCTACTCACACCTTCGCATCCGCACCAAG AAATGGCCCTGGGGTGATGGCAACCACTCTCTCTTCCACAACCCTCATGAAAATGCTCTTCCTGAGGGTTATGAGGGCCCCCGCCACTAA